A single window of Streptomyces griseoviridis DNA harbors:
- a CDS encoding IclR family transcriptional regulator encodes MARNIQSLERAAAMLRLLGGGERRLGLSDIASSLGLAKGTAHGILRTLQQEGFVEQDEASGRYQLGAELLRLGTTYLDVHELRARALVWTDDLARSSGESVYLGVLHQQGVLIVHHVFRPDDSRQVLEIGAMQPLHSTALGKVLSAYDPVAHSEALEAERVAFTDRTVHDLGAFEQVLDLTRARGYAADVEETWEGVASVAAPVHDRRRMPVGAVGVTGAVERLCPAGELRPELIAAVRDCARAVSRDLGAGRF; translated from the coding sequence ATGGCACGGAACATCCAGTCGCTCGAACGGGCGGCGGCGATGCTGCGGCTGCTCGGCGGCGGCGAGCGGCGGCTCGGCCTGTCGGACATCGCCTCGTCGCTCGGTCTCGCCAAGGGCACCGCCCACGGCATCCTGCGCACTCTCCAGCAGGAGGGGTTCGTGGAGCAGGACGAGGCGTCGGGGCGGTACCAGCTGGGCGCGGAGCTGCTGCGGCTCGGGACCACCTATCTGGACGTGCACGAGCTGCGGGCGCGGGCCCTGGTGTGGACGGACGACCTGGCGCGTTCCAGCGGGGAGAGCGTCTATCTGGGGGTGCTGCACCAGCAGGGGGTGCTGATCGTGCACCACGTCTTCCGGCCGGACGACAGCCGGCAGGTGCTGGAGATCGGCGCGATGCAGCCGTTGCACTCGACGGCGCTCGGCAAGGTGCTGTCGGCGTACGACCCGGTGGCGCACAGCGAGGCGCTGGAGGCGGAGCGGGTGGCGTTCACCGATCGGACGGTGCACGACCTGGGCGCTTTCGAGCAGGTTCTGGATCTCACGCGGGCGCGGGGTTACGCGGCGGACGTGGAGGAGACCTGGGAGGGCGTGGCGTCGGTGGCGGCGCCGGTGCACGACCGGCGGCGGATGCCGGTGGGCGCGGTGGGTGTCACCGGTGCGGTGGAACGGCTCTGTCCCGCGGGTGAGCTGCGTCCCGAGTTGATCGCGGCGGTGCGGGACTGTGCGCGCGCGGTGTCGAGAGACCTGGGTGCCGGGCGTTTCTGA
- the metH gene encoding methionine synthase — MASSPLTPTADSRTRVSALREALATRVVVADGAMGTMLQAQEPTLDDFENLEGCNEILNLTRPDIVRSVHEEYFAVGVDCVETNTFGANHSALGEYDIPERVHELSESGARVAREVADEFTARDGRLRWVLGSMGPGTKLPTLGHAPYTLLRDAYQQNAEGLLTGGADALLVETTQDLLQTKAAVLGARRALEIAGLDAPLIVSVTVETTGTMLLGSEIGAALTALEPLGIDMIGLNCATGPAEMSEHLRYLARHSRIPLSCMPNAGLPVLGKDGAHYPLTAPELADAQETFVHDYGLSLVGGCCGTTPEHLRQVVERTRGLAPTARDPRPEPGAASLYQSVPFRQDTSYLAIGERTNANGSKKFREAMLEARWDDCVEMARDQIREGAHMLDLCVDYVGRDGVADMAELAGRFATASTLPLVLDSTEVPVLRAGLEKLGGRAVINSVNYEDGDGPDSRFAQVAKLAQEHGAALIALTIDEEGQARTPEKKVAIAERLIDDLTGNWGIHESDILIDTLTFTICTGQEESRGDGIATIEAIRELKRRRPDVQTTLGLSNISFGLNPAARILLNSVFLDECVKAGLDSAIVHASKILPIARFDEEEVTTALDLVYDRRSEGYDPLQKLMALFEGATAKSLRAGKAEELAALPLEERLKRRIIDGERNGLEADLDAALETRKALDIVNDTLLDGMKVVGELFGSGQMQLPFVLQSAEVMKNAVAHLEPHMEKSDTEGKGTIVLATVRGDVHDIGKNLVDIILSNNGYNVVNLGIKQPVSAILDAAQEHRADVIGMSGLLVKSTVIMKENLEELNQRGLATSYPVILGGAALTRAYVEQDLHELYGGEVRYARDAFEGLRLMDALIGVKRGLPGAKLPELKQRRVRATPTVQTEERPEEGHVRSDVATDNPVPEPPFRGTRVIKGIQLKEYASWLDEGALFKGQWGLKQARTGEGPSYEELVESEGRPRLRGLLDRLQTDNLLEAAVVYGYFPCVSKDDDLIVLDDAGNERTRFTFPRQRRGRRLCLADFFRPEESGETDVVGFQIVTVGSRIGEETARMFEADAYRDYLELHGLSVQLAEALAEYWHARVRSELGFAGEDPAGIEDMFALKYRGARFSLGYGACPDLEDRAKIAALLEPERIGVHLSEEFQLHPEQSTDAIVIHHPEAKYFNAR, encoded by the coding sequence ATGGCCTCGTCGCCACTGACCCCTACCGCCGACAGCCGGACCCGGGTGTCCGCGCTCCGAGAAGCACTCGCCACCCGCGTGGTGGTCGCCGACGGAGCCATGGGCACCATGCTCCAGGCACAGGAGCCCACCCTCGACGACTTCGAGAACCTCGAAGGCTGCAACGAGATCCTCAACCTCACCCGGCCCGACATCGTGCGCTCCGTGCACGAGGAGTACTTCGCCGTCGGCGTCGACTGCGTGGAGACCAACACCTTCGGCGCCAACCACTCCGCACTCGGCGAGTACGACATCCCCGAACGGGTCCACGAACTCTCCGAATCCGGCGCCCGCGTCGCCCGCGAGGTCGCCGACGAATTCACCGCCCGCGACGGCCGCCTCCGCTGGGTCCTCGGCTCCATGGGCCCCGGCACCAAACTCCCCACCCTCGGCCACGCCCCCTACACCCTGCTGCGCGACGCCTACCAGCAGAACGCCGAGGGCCTCCTCACCGGCGGCGCCGACGCCCTCCTCGTCGAGACCACCCAGGACCTCCTGCAGACCAAGGCCGCCGTCCTCGGCGCCCGCCGCGCCCTTGAGATCGCCGGCCTCGACGCCCCGCTGATCGTCTCCGTCACCGTCGAGACCACCGGCACCATGCTCCTCGGCTCCGAGATCGGCGCCGCGCTCACCGCGCTCGAACCGCTCGGCATCGACATGATCGGCCTGAACTGCGCGACCGGACCCGCCGAGATGAGCGAGCACCTGCGCTACCTCGCCCGGCACTCCCGCATCCCGCTCTCCTGCATGCCCAACGCCGGTCTGCCCGTCCTCGGCAAGGACGGCGCCCACTACCCCCTGACCGCGCCGGAGCTGGCCGACGCGCAGGAGACGTTCGTCCACGACTACGGCCTCTCCCTGGTCGGCGGCTGCTGCGGCACCACCCCCGAACACCTGCGCCAGGTCGTCGAACGGACCCGCGGCCTCGCCCCCACCGCACGCGACCCGCGCCCCGAACCCGGCGCCGCCTCCCTCTACCAGAGCGTCCCCTTCCGCCAGGACACCTCCTACCTGGCCATCGGCGAACGCACCAACGCCAACGGCTCCAAGAAGTTCCGCGAGGCCATGCTGGAGGCCCGCTGGGACGACTGCGTGGAAATGGCCCGCGACCAGATCCGCGAAGGCGCCCACATGCTCGACCTGTGCGTCGACTACGTCGGCCGCGACGGCGTCGCCGACATGGCCGAACTCGCCGGACGCTTCGCCACCGCCTCCACCCTGCCCCTCGTCCTCGACTCCACCGAGGTCCCCGTCCTCAGGGCCGGCCTGGAGAAGCTCGGCGGCCGCGCCGTCATCAACTCCGTCAACTACGAGGACGGCGACGGACCCGACTCCCGCTTCGCCCAGGTCGCCAAACTCGCCCAGGAACACGGCGCCGCCCTGATCGCGCTGACCATCGACGAGGAGGGACAGGCCCGCACCCCCGAGAAGAAGGTCGCCATCGCCGAACGCCTCATCGACGACCTCACCGGCAACTGGGGCATCCACGAGTCCGACATCCTCATCGACACCCTCACCTTCACCATCTGCACCGGCCAGGAGGAGTCCCGCGGCGACGGCATCGCCACCATCGAGGCCATCCGCGAACTCAAGCGCCGCCGCCCCGACGTCCAGACCACCCTGGGCCTGTCGAACATCTCCTTCGGCCTCAACCCCGCCGCCCGCATCCTCCTCAACTCCGTCTTCCTCGACGAATGCGTCAAGGCGGGACTCGACTCGGCGATCGTCCACGCCTCCAAGATCCTCCCGATCGCCCGCTTCGACGAGGAAGAGGTCACCACCGCCCTCGACCTCGTCTACGACCGCCGCTCCGAGGGCTACGACCCGCTTCAGAAACTGATGGCCCTGTTCGAGGGCGCCACCGCCAAGTCCCTGCGGGCCGGAAAGGCCGAGGAACTCGCCGCCCTCCCCCTCGAAGAACGCCTCAAGCGCCGCATCATCGACGGCGAACGCAACGGCCTCGAAGCCGACCTCGACGCCGCCCTCGAGACCCGCAAAGCCCTCGACATCGTCAACGACACCCTCCTGGACGGCATGAAGGTCGTCGGCGAACTCTTCGGCTCGGGCCAGATGCAACTGCCGTTCGTCCTCCAGTCCGCCGAGGTCATGAAGAACGCGGTCGCCCACCTCGAACCGCACATGGAGAAGTCCGACACCGAGGGCAAGGGCACCATCGTCCTCGCCACCGTCCGCGGCGACGTCCACGACATCGGCAAGAACCTCGTCGACATCATCCTCTCCAACAACGGCTACAACGTCGTCAACCTCGGCATCAAACAACCCGTCTCCGCGATCCTCGACGCCGCCCAGGAACACCGCGCCGACGTCATCGGCATGTCGGGACTCCTGGTCAAATCCACGGTGATCATGAAGGAGAACCTGGAGGAGCTCAACCAGCGCGGCCTCGCCACCAGTTACCCCGTCATCCTCGGCGGCGCCGCCCTCACCCGCGCCTACGTCGAACAGGACCTCCACGAGCTCTACGGCGGCGAAGTCCGCTACGCCCGCGACGCGTTCGAGGGACTGCGCCTCATGGACGCCCTCATCGGCGTCAAGCGCGGCCTGCCCGGCGCCAAACTCCCCGAACTGAAGCAGCGCCGGGTCCGCGCCACCCCCACCGTCCAGACCGAGGAACGCCCCGAGGAAGGACACGTCCGCTCCGACGTGGCCACCGACAACCCCGTCCCCGAGCCGCCCTTCCGCGGCACCCGCGTCATCAAGGGCATCCAGCTCAAGGAGTACGCGAGCTGGCTCGACGAAGGCGCCCTCTTCAAGGGCCAATGGGGACTCAAGCAGGCCCGCACCGGCGAGGGCCCCAGCTACGAGGAACTCGTCGAGAGCGAGGGCAGGCCCCGCCTCCGCGGCCTCCTCGACCGCCTCCAGACCGACAACCTCCTCGAAGCGGCCGTCGTCTACGGCTACTTCCCGTGCGTCTCCAAGGACGACGACCTCATCGTCCTCGACGACGCGGGCAACGAACGCACCCGCTTCACCTTCCCCCGCCAGCGCCGCGGCCGCCGCCTCTGCCTCGCCGACTTCTTCCGCCCGGAGGAGTCCGGCGAGACCGACGTCGTCGGCTTCCAGATCGTCACCGTCGGCTCCCGCATCGGCGAAGAGACCGCCCGCATGTTCGAAGCCGACGCCTACCGCGACTACCTCGAACTGCACGGCCTCTCCGTCCAGCTCGCCGAAGCACTCGCCGAGTACTGGCACGCCCGGGTCCGCTCCGAACTCGGCTTCGCGGGCGAGGACCCGGCCGGCATCGAGGACATGTTCGCCCTCAAGTACCGTGGCGCCCGCTTCTCCCTCGGCTACGGCGCCTGCCCCGACCTCGAGGACCGCGCCAAGATCGCCGCCCTCCTGGAACCCGAACGGATCGGCGTCCACCTCTCCGAGGAGTTTCAGCTCCACCCCGAGCAGTCCACCGACGCCATCGTCATCCACCACCCCGAGGCCAAGTACTTCAACGCCCGCTGA
- a CDS encoding response regulator codes for MAIRVLLVDDQPLLRTGFRMILEAEQDIAVVGEAGDGLQALDQVRALQPDVVLMDIRMPRMDGVEATRQITGPGRDGPAKVLVLTTFDLDEYVVEALRAGASGFLLKDAPANELVQAIRVVAAGEAMLAPSITRRLLDKYATHLPSGDEPVPDTLHTLTDREVEVLKLVARGLSNAEIAADLFVSETTVKTHVGHVLTKLGIRDRVQAAVYAYESGLVRPGAQ; via the coding sequence GTGGCCATCCGTGTCCTACTGGTCGACGACCAGCCGCTGCTGCGTACCGGCTTCCGGATGATTCTGGAGGCGGAGCAGGACATCGCGGTCGTCGGTGAGGCCGGAGACGGTCTTCAGGCTCTGGACCAGGTGCGGGCGTTGCAGCCCGATGTGGTGCTGATGGACATCCGGATGCCGCGGATGGACGGGGTGGAGGCGACCCGGCAGATCACCGGTCCCGGGCGGGACGGTCCTGCGAAGGTGCTGGTGCTGACGACGTTCGATCTGGACGAGTACGTGGTGGAGGCGTTGCGGGCGGGGGCCAGTGGCTTTCTGCTGAAGGACGCTCCGGCGAACGAGTTGGTGCAGGCGATCCGGGTGGTCGCGGCGGGTGAGGCGATGTTGGCGCCGAGCATCACGCGGCGGTTGCTGGACAAGTACGCGACGCATCTGCCGTCGGGGGACGAGCCGGTTCCGGACACGCTGCACACGCTCACCGACCGTGAGGTGGAGGTGTTGAAGCTGGTGGCGCGCGGGTTGTCGAACGCGGAGATCGCGGCGGATCTCTTCGTGAGCGAGACGACCGTGAAGACGCATGTGGGTCATGTGCTGACGAAGTTGGGGATCAGGGACCGGGTGCAGGCGGCGGTGTACGCGTACGAGAGCGGTCTGGTGCGTCCTGGCGCGCAGTGA
- the glpK gene encoding glycerol kinase GlpK, translating to MTDAHTAGPFIAAIDQGTTSSRCIVFDRDGRIVSVDQKEHEQIFPKPGWVEHDASEIWTNVQEVVAGAIQKAGITRDDIKAIGITNQRETTLLWDKNTGEPVHNAIVWQDTRTDALCRELGRNVGQDRFRRQTGLPLASYFAGPKARWLLDNVEGLRERAEAGDILFGTMDSWVIWNLTGGVNGGKHYTDVTNASRTLLMSLHTLEWDEKIAESIGVPMAMLPEIHSSAEVYGEVSGGPLGELLGGIPVASALGDQQAALFGQTCFAEGEAKSTYGTGTFMLMNTGERIINSYSGLLTTVGYRIGDQKPVYALEGSIAVTGSLVQWMRDQMGLISTAAEIETLALTVEDNGGAYFVPAFSGLFAPYWRPDARGVITGLTRYVTKAHIARAVLEATAWQTRDVSDAMTKDSGVELTALKVDGGMTSNNLLMQTLADVLDAPVVRPMVAETTCLGAAYAAGLAVGFWSSTDDLRANWRRAAEWTPNMAAETRDREYKSWLKAVERTMGWLEDEN from the coding sequence GTGACCGACGCACACACCGCCGGGCCGTTCATCGCCGCCATCGACCAGGGCACCACCTCGTCGCGCTGCATCGTCTTCGACCGGGACGGACGCATCGTCTCCGTCGACCAGAAGGAGCACGAGCAGATCTTCCCGAAGCCGGGCTGGGTCGAGCACGACGCGAGCGAGATCTGGACCAACGTCCAGGAGGTCGTGGCCGGCGCGATCCAGAAGGCCGGCATCACCCGGGACGACATCAAGGCCATCGGCATCACCAACCAGCGCGAGACGACGCTGCTGTGGGACAAGAACACCGGTGAGCCCGTCCACAACGCCATCGTCTGGCAGGACACCCGCACCGACGCCCTCTGCCGCGAGCTGGGGCGCAACGTCGGCCAGGACCGCTTCCGCCGCCAGACCGGTCTGCCCCTCGCCTCCTACTTCGCCGGGCCCAAGGCCCGCTGGCTGCTCGACAACGTCGAGGGCCTGCGCGAGCGGGCCGAGGCGGGCGACATCCTCTTCGGCACCATGGACAGCTGGGTCATCTGGAACCTCACGGGCGGCGTGAACGGCGGCAAGCACTACACCGACGTCACCAACGCCTCCCGCACCCTGCTGATGAGCCTGCACACCCTGGAGTGGGACGAGAAGATCGCCGAGTCCATCGGGGTGCCGATGGCGATGCTCCCCGAGATCCACTCCTCCGCCGAGGTCTACGGCGAGGTGTCGGGCGGCCCGCTCGGCGAGCTGCTCGGCGGCATCCCGGTCGCCTCCGCGCTCGGCGACCAGCAGGCGGCCCTGTTCGGCCAGACCTGTTTCGCCGAGGGCGAGGCCAAGTCGACGTACGGCACCGGCACCTTCATGCTGATGAACACCGGTGAGCGGATCATCAACTCCTACTCGGGGCTGCTGACCACCGTCGGCTACCGGATCGGCGACCAGAAGCCGGTCTACGCCCTGGAGGGCTCCATCGCCGTCACCGGTTCGCTGGTGCAGTGGATGCGCGACCAGATGGGCCTCATCTCCACCGCCGCCGAGATCGAGACGCTCGCCCTCACCGTCGAGGACAACGGCGGCGCCTACTTCGTACCGGCCTTCTCCGGCCTGTTCGCCCCGTACTGGCGTCCCGACGCCCGCGGTGTGATCACCGGTCTGACCCGGTACGTCACCAAGGCGCACATCGCGCGCGCCGTCCTGGAGGCCACCGCCTGGCAGACCCGTGACGTCAGCGACGCCATGACCAAGGACTCGGGCGTGGAACTCACCGCCCTCAAGGTCGACGGCGGTATGACCTCGAACAATCTGCTGATGCAGACCCTCGCCGACGTCCTGGACGCACCCGTGGTGCGCCCGATGGTCGCCGAGACCACCTGCCTCGGCGCCGCCTACGCCGCCGGTCTCGCCGTCGGCTTCTGGTCGAGCACCGACGACCTGCGCGCCAACTGGCGCAGGGCCGCGGAGTGGACCCCCAACATGGCCGCGGAGACCCGCGACCGCGAGTACAAGAGCTGGCTCAAGGCCGTCGAGCGGACCATGGGCTGGCTCGAGGACGAGAACTAG
- a CDS encoding ABC transporter substrate-binding protein, with translation MNRKTLVLPAVVGLLAPVLAACGGSGSGSGGGDAIVVGTTDRFTATKDAPAPVDPAYSYDVGTWNILRQTVQTLMVQPKGDGDPVPEAAESCGFTDTGNERYACKLREGLKFSDGNAITAADVKFSIDRARAIKSDSGVFALLSTIDTVETSGDREVVFHLKTADATFPYKLSTPVAGIVNPDDYQKDKLRDGFDIDGSGPYTMKAEVKGDVMVKATFTKNPHYKGALKVKNNKVDMVSFEDADTMGTALNKGDVDVMTRSMTPEQVQKLSTSTDGDVDLVEMAGLEIRYLAFNTNAPTVKNKAVRQAMAELINRPELVAKVYGSQAEPLYSMVPASITGHSNSFFNKYGDPSATKAKNTLAAANIDTPVKLTLNYTTDHYGAVTKKEFEQLQQQLNSSGLFDITIKGTSWDTFVPAERKGEYDVWGMGWFPDFPDADSYVAPFLDKDNFLNSPYRNNKIINNLIPESRRAADRLSASTTLTEIQDLVADDIPFLPLWQGKQYVAARDDITGTAYALNSSSTLQLWELGRGVAG, from the coding sequence ATGAACCGCAAGACTTTGGTGCTGCCGGCCGTGGTCGGTCTGCTCGCGCCGGTGCTCGCAGCCTGCGGCGGGTCCGGCAGCGGGAGCGGTGGCGGCGATGCGATCGTCGTGGGCACCACGGACCGGTTCACCGCCACCAAGGACGCCCCCGCGCCGGTGGACCCCGCGTACTCGTACGACGTCGGCACCTGGAACATCCTCCGCCAGACGGTCCAGACCCTCATGGTCCAGCCCAAGGGCGACGGCGACCCGGTCCCCGAGGCCGCCGAGAGCTGCGGCTTCACCGACACCGGCAACGAGCGCTACGCCTGCAAGCTCCGCGAAGGACTGAAGTTCTCCGACGGCAACGCCATCACCGCGGCCGACGTGAAGTTCTCCATCGACCGCGCACGGGCCATCAAGTCCGACTCCGGCGTCTTCGCGCTCCTGTCGACCATCGACACCGTCGAGACCTCCGGCGACCGCGAAGTGGTCTTCCACCTCAAGACCGCCGACGCGACGTTCCCGTACAAGCTGTCCACCCCCGTCGCCGGCATCGTGAACCCCGACGACTACCAGAAGGACAAGCTCCGCGACGGCTTCGACATCGACGGCTCCGGCCCCTACACGATGAAGGCCGAGGTCAAGGGCGACGTGATGGTCAAGGCCACCTTCACCAAGAACCCCCACTACAAGGGCGCCCTGAAGGTCAAGAACAACAAGGTGGACATGGTGTCCTTCGAGGACGCCGACACCATGGGCACCGCCCTCAACAAGGGCGACGTCGACGTCATGACCCGCAGCATGACGCCCGAACAGGTCCAGAAGCTCTCCACCTCGACCGACGGCGACGTCGACCTCGTCGAGATGGCCGGCCTCGAGATCCGCTACCTCGCCTTCAACACCAACGCGCCCACGGTCAAGAACAAGGCCGTCCGCCAGGCGATGGCCGAACTCATCAACCGGCCCGAACTCGTCGCCAAGGTCTACGGATCACAGGCCGAGCCGCTCTACTCGATGGTCCCGGCGAGCATCACCGGCCACTCCAACTCCTTCTTCAACAAGTACGGCGACCCCAGCGCCACCAAGGCGAAGAACACCCTCGCCGCCGCCAACATCGACACGCCGGTCAAGCTCACCCTGAACTACACCACCGACCACTACGGCGCGGTCACCAAGAAGGAGTTCGAGCAGCTCCAGCAGCAGCTCAACAGCAGCGGCCTCTTCGACATCACCATCAAGGGCACCTCCTGGGATACCTTCGTCCCCGCCGAACGCAAGGGCGAGTACGACGTCTGGGGCATGGGCTGGTTCCCCGACTTCCCCGACGCCGACAGCTACGTCGCGCCCTTCCTCGACAAGGACAACTTCCTCAACTCGCCCTACCGCAACAACAAGATCATCAACAACCTGATCCCCGAGTCCCGCCGCGCCGCCGACCGCCTCTCGGCCTCGACGACACTCACCGAGATCCAGGACCTCGTCGCCGACGACATCCCCTTCCTCCCGCTGTGGCAGGGCAAGCAGTACGTCGCCGCCCGCGACGACATCACCGGCACCGCCTACGCCCTCAACTCCTCCTCCACGCTCCAGCTCTGGGAGCTGGGCCGAGGCGTCGCCGGCTGA
- a CDS encoding MIP/aquaporin family protein, with protein sequence MSSSDIFIGETIGTALLILLGGGVCAAVTLKASKARNAGWLAIAFGWGFAVLTAVYVSTPLSGAHLNPAVTLALAIKNDDWSTLPVYWGGQLLGAMIGALLVWIAYYGQFQAHLTDKDIVGETQQPARVKSVEAEEKGAGPVLGIFSTGPEVRVAWMNLATEIIGTFVLIIAVLTQGLSDDGKGLGALGGLITALVVTAIGLSLGGPTGYAINPARDLGPRIIHALLPLPNKGGSDWRYAWIPVVGPLIGGALGAGLYNLAFA encoded by the coding sequence GTGTCCAGCTCCGACATCTTCATCGGCGAGACCATCGGTACCGCCCTACTCATCCTGCTCGGCGGCGGCGTCTGCGCCGCCGTCACCCTCAAGGCCTCCAAGGCCCGCAACGCCGGCTGGCTCGCCATCGCGTTCGGGTGGGGCTTCGCGGTCCTCACGGCCGTCTACGTGTCGACGCCGCTCTCCGGCGCCCACCTCAACCCGGCCGTGACCCTCGCGCTCGCGATCAAGAACGACGACTGGAGCACGCTCCCCGTCTACTGGGGCGGCCAGCTCCTCGGCGCGATGATCGGCGCCCTCCTCGTCTGGATCGCCTACTACGGCCAGTTCCAGGCGCACCTGACGGACAAGGACATCGTCGGCGAGACGCAGCAGCCCGCCAGGGTCAAGTCCGTCGAGGCCGAGGAGAAGGGCGCGGGTCCCGTGCTCGGCATCTTCTCCACGGGCCCCGAGGTCCGCGTCGCCTGGATGAACCTCGCCACCGAGATCATCGGCACGTTCGTCCTGATCATCGCTGTCCTCACGCAGGGCCTCAGCGACGACGGCAAGGGCCTGGGCGCGCTCGGCGGTCTGATCACCGCGCTGGTCGTGACCGCGATCGGCCTCTCCCTCGGTGGCCCCACGGGGTACGCCATCAACCCGGCCCGTGACCTCGGCCCGCGCATCATCCACGCGCTCCTGCCGCTGCCCAACAAGGGCGGTTCCGACTGGCGCTACGCCTGGATCCCGGTGGTCGGCCCGCTGATCGGCGGTGCTCTCGGCGCAGGTCTCTACAACCTGGCCTTCGCCTGA
- a CDS encoding HAD family hydrolase produces MTSTVPAPVTRTAEGSALQAVLLDMDGTLVDTEGFWWDVEVEIFRRLGHTLDAAWRHIVVGGPMTRSAGFLIEATGADITFAELSVLLNDGFEARIGRTLPLMPGAARLLAELSGHGIPTALVSASHRRIIDRVISSLGARHFTLTVAGDEVPRTKPHPDPYLAAAAGLGVDPARCAVIEDTATGVASAEAAGCHVVAVPSLAPIDPAARRTVVASLEQVDLAFLRGLIAAP; encoded by the coding sequence ATGACCAGTACGGTCCCCGCGCCCGTCACCCGAACAGCCGAAGGCTCGGCACTCCAGGCCGTCCTCCTCGACATGGACGGCACCCTGGTCGACACCGAGGGCTTCTGGTGGGACGTCGAGGTGGAGATCTTCCGCCGGCTCGGCCACACCCTCGACGCGGCATGGCGCCACATCGTCGTCGGCGGCCCCATGACCCGCAGCGCCGGCTTCCTCATCGAGGCCACCGGCGCCGACATCACCTTCGCCGAACTGTCCGTGCTCCTCAACGACGGATTCGAGGCCCGCATCGGACGGACCCTGCCGCTCATGCCCGGCGCCGCCCGGCTGCTCGCCGAACTCTCCGGACACGGCATCCCCACCGCCCTGGTCTCCGCCTCCCACCGCCGCATCATCGACCGCGTGATCAGCTCCCTCGGCGCCCGCCACTTCACCCTCACCGTCGCGGGCGACGAGGTCCCCCGCACCAAACCGCACCCCGACCCCTACCTCGCCGCTGCCGCCGGGCTCGGAGTGGATCCGGCCAGATGCGCGGTCATCGAGGACACCGCCACCGGCGTCGCCTCCGCCGAGGCGGCCGGCTGCCACGTCGTCGCGGTACCGTCCCTCGCCCCCATCGACCCCGCCGCGCGCCGCACCGTCGTCGCCTCCCTCGAACAGGTCGACCTGGCTTTTCTGCGCGGTCTGATCGCCGCCCCATGA